One segment of Pandoraea pnomenusa DNA contains the following:
- a CDS encoding amidohydrolase family protein, with product MKKIDMHAHFFPRIAREEAARLDPATAPWLRIDDGGETGNIMLDDRAFRPVYRALWDPALRIEELDRHGIDLQVVCATPIMFGYRYEGRKVIDWVRRMNDLALEHCAYAPTRLKAMAQVPLQDLDLACAEASRAKATGHVGVQIGNHLGPKDLDDEQLVAFLRHCGNEHIPVLVHPWDMMTDGRMKKWMMPWLVAMPAETQLSILSLILSGAFERLPRSLKLCFAHGGGAFPYLLGRAENAWHCRDIVRADSPHPPSHYLERFYVDSAVFDPRALRLLVDTMGVERIMLGSDHPFPLGEQDIGRLVAEQPGLDETARARILAGNAREFFNL from the coding sequence CGACCCCGCCACCGCGCCCTGGCTTCGTATCGACGACGGTGGCGAGACCGGCAACATCATGCTCGACGACCGTGCCTTCCGGCCGGTCTACCGCGCGTTGTGGGATCCCGCGCTGCGTATCGAAGAACTCGACCGTCACGGCATCGACCTGCAGGTCGTGTGTGCCACGCCGATCATGTTCGGCTACCGCTACGAGGGCCGCAAGGTGATCGACTGGGTGCGGCGCATGAACGATCTCGCGCTCGAACATTGCGCCTACGCCCCCACTCGCCTGAAGGCCATGGCGCAGGTGCCGCTGCAGGATCTCGACCTGGCTTGCGCGGAAGCCTCGCGTGCCAAGGCCACCGGCCACGTGGGCGTGCAGATCGGCAACCACCTGGGGCCGAAAGATCTGGACGACGAACAACTCGTGGCGTTTTTGCGGCACTGCGGCAACGAGCACATTCCCGTGCTGGTACATCCGTGGGACATGATGACCGACGGGCGCATGAAGAAGTGGATGATGCCGTGGCTCGTGGCCATGCCCGCCGAGACGCAGCTCTCGATCCTCTCGCTGATCCTCTCCGGCGCGTTCGAGCGCCTGCCGCGCTCGCTCAAGCTGTGCTTCGCCCATGGCGGCGGCGCGTTCCCGTATCTGCTCGGCCGCGCCGAGAACGCGTGGCACTGCCGCGACATCGTGCGCGCCGACAGCCCTCATCCGCCGTCGCACTATCTCGAACGCTTTTACGTGGACAGCGCGGTGTTCGACCCGCGCGCCCTGCGCCTGCTGGTCGACACCATGGGCGTGGAGCGCATCATGCTCGGCTCGGACCACCCCTTCCCGCTCGGCGAACAGGACATCGGCCGGCTCGTGGCCGAGCAGCCGGGCCTGGACGAGACCGCCCGGGCACGCATTCTGGCCGGCAACGCCCGGGAGTTCTTCAACCTCTGA